One genomic region from Diabrotica undecimpunctata isolate CICGRU chromosome 9, icDiaUnde3, whole genome shotgun sequence encodes:
- the LOC140450786 gene encoding uncharacterized protein translates to MIHGPCGAINPQSPCMVDGKCSKRYPRKLTAETVTGNDGYPLYRRLSPDDNGRTVTTKVKRMDFVVDNSWIVPYSPLISKTFKTHCNVEYCNSVKSIKYICKYVTKSSDMAVFGLQSSNTNDEISRYQVGRYVNCNEAIWRIFAFPIHERHPTVIHLAVHLENGQRVYFTASNATQRAETPPATTLTSFFAICQSDQFARTLLYSEMPRYYTWNASSKNFQRRKQGDAVPGYPDVRSTDALGRMYTVHPKNDECFYLRLLLVNVRGPTSFETLRTVNGVIFPTYRAACEELNLLENDTHWDTTIAEAIISASPSQIRTLFAIIISTCFPSNPCNLWQKYKDSMSEDILHQSRVSSRNHDIEMNEEIHNRALLLI, encoded by the coding sequence ATGATTCATGGACCGTGTGGTGCCATCAATCCCCAATCACCTTGCATGGTCGATGGAAAGTGCTCTAAACGATATCCACGGAAATTAACGGCGGAGACTGTCACTGGCAACGATGGGTATCCGCTGTATCGGCGTCTATCACCAGATGACAACGGTCGAACTGTCACAACGAAAGTGAAAAGAATGGATTTCGTTGTCGACAACAGTTGGATTGTACCATATTCGCCACTTATTTCTAAAACGTTCAAGACACATTGCAACGTTGAATACTGCAATTCAGTTaagtccataaaatatatttgcaaatatgtCACAAAAAGCAGTGATATGGCGGTTTTTGGATTGCAATCCTCAAATACCAACGATGAAATTTCACGCTATCAAGTTGGTCGTTATGTGAACTGTAATGAAGCGATTTGGCGTATATTCGCATTTCCAATTCACGAACGTCATCCTACTGTTATACATTTGGCGGTGCATCTGGAGAATGGTCAACGAGTATATTTCACGGCTTCGAATGCTACGCAACGTGCTGAAACACCTCCAGCAACTACATTGACCAGTTTTTTTGCAATCTGCCAAAGCGATCAGTTTGCACGAACTTTGCTTTACTCGGAGATGCCACGTTATTATACTTGGAATGCTTCATCCAAGAACTTTCAAAGACGGAAGCAAGGTGATGCGGTTCCTGGGTATCCAGATGTGCGTTCTACTGATGCTCTTGGTCGTATGTATACAGTTCATCCAAAGAATGATGAATGTTTCTATTTGCGGTTGTTGCTGGTAAATGTGCGTGGGCCAACTTCATTTGAGACACTACGAACTGTTAATGGTGTAATATTCCCAACATATCGTGCTGCATGTGAAGAATTGAACTTATTAGAAAACGATACCCATTGGGATACGACAATCGCTGAAGCCATTATCTCTGCATCTCCAAGTCAGATACGCACATTATTCGCTAtcataatttcgacatgttttccaTCAAACCCATGTAACCTGTGGCAGAAATACAAGGATAGTATGTCAGAAGATATTTTACATCAAAGTCGTGTTAGTTCCAGAAATCACGATATTGAGATGAATGAGGAGATACATAATCGTGCTTTACTCTTGATCTAA
- the LOC140450787 gene encoding uncharacterized protein, translated as MEMLHVLGQPFSDTTIEDYQYHTYQPYTSNLNYNDEIRIPIQDLDAYTLPCNSCIYIEGQMLTDKNQVPTKFQFINNGISYLFRELRYELNGVIIDSVRNIGLISTLKNYLSLNENQSKLLQNAGWFPKGDKLVIDNHGNFNVCIPLKIWSGFFEDFQKIIINMRQELLLIRDKDDIDAIIATDETEKPKIAINKLYWNVPHILPNISEQLRLNKIVRSNIELPIKFRSWELVEYPTLNNSTRHTWPVKTTTKLESPRHIVVAFHDGRKGKMLKDMSKFDHCNLTNIRMFLNSERYPYQDLNLDFDTNRFATLYEMFANFQESYYHIQTNQPIFSPEEFKKNAPIVHTDCSRQKEIIQSGSVVLRIEFETSKSVGNNVSAYCLILHEKEFSYNPLTKIVRQQ; from the coding sequence atggaaatgtTACACGTGTTGGGTCAACCTTTTAGCGATACAACTATTGAAGATTATCAGTATCACACTTATCAACCATATACatcaaatttaaactataatgaTGAAATTAGAATTCCTATCCAAGATCTAGACGCTTATACTTTACCATGTAACAGCTGTATTTACATTGAAGGTCAAATGTTAACCGATAAAAATCAGGTTCCAACAAAATTTCAATTTATTAATAACGgtatttcatatttatttagaGAATTAAGGTATGAGTTAAACGGTGTTATAATTGATTCTGTACGAAATATTGGTTTAATTTcaactttgaaaaattatttgTCTCTTAATGAAAATCAGAGTAAACTATTACAAAATGCTGGATGGTTTCCAAAAGGAGATAAACTGGTAATTGATAACCATGGGAATTTTAACGTATGCATACCGTTAAAAATTTGGTCCGGATTTTTCgaagattttcaaaaaattataataaacatgaGGCAAGAATTACTCTTAATACGAGACAAAGATGATATTGATGCTATTATTGCTACAGATGaaacagaaaaaccaaaaatTGCAATTAATAAACTATATTGGAATGTACCTCATATTTTACCTAATATTAGCGAACAATTGCGATTAAACAAAATAGTTCGTAGTAACATAGAACTACCTATTAAATTTAGAAGTTGGGAGTTGGTTGAGTATCCCACTTTAAATAATTCAACACGTCATACTTGGCCAGTAAAAACAACTACAAAGCTAGAAAGTCCTCGACACATTGTAGTGGCTTTCCATGATGGTCGAAAAGGAAAAATGCTGAAAGATATGAGTAAATTTGATCACTGCAATCTAACAAATATCCGTATGTTTCTTAATTCGGAGCGATATCCTTATCAAGATCTCAACTTAGATTTTGACACTAACCGTTTTGCAACGTTGTatgaaatgtttgccaatttccaAGAATCTTATTATCATATTCAAACTAATCAACCAATATTTAGtccagaagaatttaaaaagaaTGCCCCTATAGTACATACTGATTGTtcaagacaaaaagaaataattcaaagtGGCTCTGTTGTTTTGAGAATAGAATTTGAAACTAGTAAATCTGTAGGAAACAATGTTTCCGCTTATTGCTTGATATTACATGAAAAAGAATTCTCTTACAATCCTTTAACTAAAATTGTGAGACAGCAATAA